The DNA window TCAGCAGAAGTAGAGGCTCAATGGTCAGCATGAATATGCTTTGTTATTTCTTCTCCCGACACCTAGGgattttattaacaaaaacagCATTATACCATCTTCTCACTGACCAAAGCACCATTGTGTTGATCCGATCATGTAAGCGGTGACTCTCCTAAGAGGCCAAAGTGACAGTCCTGTGCAGGGATGCGCCTATGAAGGAAGGCGTGACGAAGGAGACGCAGGCTTGCACTGGTGGAATATGACAGGATGACTTAACCTTGGCCTTGAAAACCAGAACCATTTCAGAGGTGAAAAATCACACCACTCTTACTAGTGAtgttgaagaaaaacaaattagcCAAGGTTTTTCATTGATGGGGTGACAAGCAttagagaaaaaaacagacaacAGAAGCCAAATTAAATCAACATAAAGCAGTAATAtataaataagacatttttaaacTAGTGGATTTATTCTAGGTctcaaaaatttggaaaatacttaaaatctTACTCCCTCTAAAAAAACCCAAAGTGAAAAAGTATCAATTTTAGTAAAGGTatcaacatatatatatgcagatataCATATGAATAATGCAAAACAGATTTACACAGGTGTTAATTTTGGCACTTTTACTTGGATTTTTACAGAAAGTGAATACAGATGTCTTTGCATATAAATTCTCATTCTGGAGAAGCAGGATGCAGAAATAAAAGGTTCAAACATCTCCCTTCTTAAAAAGAACATTGAAAAAGGTAACTTTACCCATGAAGCCTCCTCGGTCACTTGATAAATCTGGCTTGATTTCTCTCACTCCACAAGTTTGACAAAGTTACTTTAAGTTTCTATCACTGATACCTGGTCATCCATTTTCAGTCCATGTACCATTTGGTCAGAAGTCCATAAATAATGTTTCCAATGTAGAAATGTTAAAGTTCTAAAGGGAAATACTGCTCAGTAGATAAAATCTCCTGGAATGTCTTGTAGCAAAGGTTCCTCAAATTTAAATCGTTTGGAAATGGCCTTCTgctccattttctccttttcagaCTGTCTGCACTGTCCTAAAGTATATGAAGTAACTACAATTAGCTCCTCTGTTACGATGGATTCCTCGGTTTCTGGCTTCTGAGTATCTGAATTACTTTCAGACACAGGATCTGCTTCCTGGAGGGCATGTCCTTCTTCTAAGGCCCCTCTGACCTTGAAAGCAGGCTCGTCAACGCCGCtctgagtcagccatgggtgtttcAGACACTCCTCTGCTGTGGCGCGATCTCTGGATAGGGATACACAGTTTACACTTAGGACaagatggcttaaaacttcaACCATAAGTCAGGCCTAAGGGATTGTATTTGGGGACATACGAAGAGCTGGCAAAAATCTTACTGTAGTTCCTGAATTAAACGAAGTTTTAGCATTTGCTTGCAAAAACCATTCTCCACAATgttgaaaaatagtattttaagcAAGTTATCTCTGAAAAGCTCCCTTGAAAGACGAAGAACAGATGGAAAATGTCTGTTACACTGAGGTGCTTTTCAcattttctgaaaacattttaatttctgcCACTTTTCTTTCAACAGACATAAAAAGCCAAAGATTTTAATCTGGGTTTATATCTATGTTTTCATGTCTTCATTTTGGGGTTTCAGTTGTTAATCTGCTTTTGTTCAGAGTAGATGGCTCAAAAATTGATAAAGATCAGTATTGACTAATACTTACTCAGGTTTCTTAACCACAAGTGTCTTGATGAAGTCAACAGCTGACTCAGACACAACATTAAATTCTTCCTCAGAATAACTTAAATTCATCTGTGAGATGTTGAGGAAAGTTTCCTGTTTATCATCGCCCAGGAAAGGCGATATTCCTGTCAGCATGACATATGCTAACACTCCAATGCTCCTAAATCAGagtgaagagggaagaaaaatcaGTATCAGATTCATTTCTTAAAACTGATCAATTTTTCATCAATGATTCTTACCACATATCTGTTGCCGTGCTGATAGGATCATAACTGAGAACTTCAGGAGCTAGtagcagaaacaaaagaaaatatttagttttgTGGAAAAATGTCAAATTTGCTGTTaagagataaaaatttaaatactcaAAACTATATGACATTATCAAGGTTTGGGCTGAAATGAAGTAAGTTCACAGTATAAATCAAATTAATATGAATTAGTGTAAAGTCTAACTAGACATTTGTAATTAACTTGCTTAATTCCCTTTTGTACTTCTAACCTCCAATGCTGGATcctagcaatttaaaaaaaaaaacttgaatacaTAAATACGACCATATAAAGTGATAACTTTtactcccccaccccctctgTCTAATCAAGCATCAGCTCTAACAGGTTCCTGCTTTTAAATCTTGCCTTGAGTCTGTAGTACCTCCCCCCAGACCCCTTTTGGACCTGCCTCTGATCTACTCTAAGCCGTGGCTGGAGTGAGCCTTTAAAATGCCCGTAACTCAAAGTTAACAAGGGTAGAAAATACCCTGGGCATCTTCGGATGACATGCATCAGGCACAGAAAACAAGGACAGCTCCGCGGGGTTGAGAAAGCAGTCTGCTTTGCTGCCGTCTAACTAGACCGCTGCCACCCAGACAAGGCAATAGAAGGGCAGCCCCAAGTGTGCGAGGCCACAGGGGAAATTCAGAAAAATCCTCCTTGGAAACTACTCACTGATACATGCCAGTCAACCCAAAGatgatttctttttcatgagTATACAGATAGGAAGGCCAGGCTATGCAAAGACGGTTAAGAACTGAATCCATTTCAAAACAGATCAAAGACTTAAAAAACTGTGGTAATTACAATAAGAAAGGGAATGAAATGTTTCAGGGAAAACCAAAACACTCAAAGTCGCACATGCATTAGTAGCTGGGGTCAAACCTGCCCTCGAATACTACAAGGGGAGgaagtggggcagggggaggataTGAGGGGGAGAAGTGGGGAGGGCTGATTTCCTCAACTCCTATCTGAAGACGCAAAGCTGAGAAACAGATTATGAATATTACTTAAAAGTTTCAAAAGAAACTGCCAGGAAATTTAAAATCAAATGCATAAAATCCCAATTACTGGGAAAAAGTAAAACAACCAAGAGAGCAGCAGATGGTGGGTAGAGGGGGGAGGAGGTAACATCGGTTACTTTTCTGAGTGTTTCTGATGTGCTCAACACTGACAGAAGACCACCACTGGGCAGATCAATGAGGCAGGACTTGCACAGCCTTGTTTCGTGGACAGAGAGGCGTGTGGCACAAAGCGGCTTGGGTACCGAGGTCACATGGCTCACCAGCGTGGAGCAGAGCACACCAGGGCAAAGGTGGCTCCAACTCCCCTTTAAAGGGCAGGCCAGCGGAAGGCAGGCAGGAGAGCCCTCAGGTTTCTCTGTACTATATACTGAATCATTTCAGTTTTTCCCAACTGGGCTCATACTGtttttttataataaagttttattttttggagggaaAAAAGCTCTTGATAGAAAATGGAGAATTTACCACAGAGCAGAAAACAttggaaaacaagcaaacaaagccCAAAACTCAGTGCAGTAATTCCTGCTGGTATCTTAGTCCATAGCCCTTCAGTCTGCAGTCATCTGTGTTTCTTCTGCTTTACAAAGCCACCCACTAATTGCTGGCTAACACATCCGGCTACTTGCCCTGAAGCAGCACATTAAGCCACATTCCTAACCCTTACACTGTGGTCATGAGGCGTTATCAGTCAGCATACAGGAAATTAAGTGTTCTAGTccaccaaaaaaacccaaaaaaccaatATTTGAATGGTGTTTTCCTGCCTGTGGTATCTTTTATTACTTAGTAAAGAGTCTGCTGTTTCAAATCGCAGGACTTtagaaagcaatttaaaatttcaaattattttttgtgctattaaaaaaaaaaaaaaagccctattaGCTTTGTTTTTCTCAACCCTAACTGTGCCCTGGGGCTTCTGGATGCTCTGGaatcctttttccctttctacataccactctcttttctcattctattttttgCCCAGCCTCCAGGTCTTCTAGGAGGAGACTCCCATCCTCTTCACACCTCTGCCTGCAGGCAAACCTTTCCCCCCAGACAGGGCCACAGTATTCTCTCTCATCTTCAGCTCTCACCCGCGGCCACAAAAGCCATCCTCATCCTCCCAGGGCTGCCGTCATCCCAGGCAGCTTCCACAACGACCTGTGGGACCTGACCCCTGGTATAAAGAAGCTGAACTTCCAGAGCTATATCCAAGGGCTTGTCATCACAAAGAACCGTTTCTACTCAGATTTTAAATACAACTGTAATCCCCAGTCACAACCTTTAAATTATTTCACTGCTTTGCTCTTCTATAGAGATCTCTTTTTTAAACCTCATTCAAACCACTAATCCTTCTGTGCTCCACCTTTCTTCTTGTCTATCAAAAAAGGTCCCAGTTTACTTTATCTACCAACCTAGAAGCCATGGTTCATGACCTGAACggctctctcctctttccttctgccAGCAGCTTTCAGCTCTGTATCAACATAGCAGAATACCCGGTATTTCCCACACACGTGCAATCACAGGCCTTGCAATGACTTTCACGATGTTTATTACCAACTTGAAGTTCCTAATAGGTCCTTTACTTGTTCAATATCCTTCCACCCTCAGATAACCTGATATCCTATACTGCTAAGtgaagtgtaagtcactcagtcgtatctttGACCCCAGGGGCTGACTATACattccacggaattctccaggccagaacactggagtggattgctgttcccttctccaggggatcttcccaacccagggactgaacccaggtctccttcattgcaggttgattctttaccagctgagccacaagggaagcccactccaCTTAGAATGAAGCACCAATTTGGTACCTTACTCTTTAAAGTTTTCGGTTTTTTAACTCAAAGGAAGGGCTCTCTGACAGCAGAATTCCAACACAGTGGATGGCTGGCCCCACCACTAATCACACCACACGTGAGCTCCTCAGTGAAGGCGACGCCTGTCCCTAAACAGAAGGCACACCCCGCTCTGACAGATACTCACCCACATACTCAGGGGTGCCCATGATCTCTCGGAGTTCTTCGCTCTTCTTCATTATTCTCGAAAGACCAAAATCCACTATCTTAATGTCACCCAGTGGAGATTCACTTGTCAGCAGAATATTCTGAGGCTAAAAAATGACACCCCCAAATTAATAAATCATGATTGTGTAcgaagaggaaaaagaataggTAGCCTGTAAAGCATACAGATTTTACCTGTGGAACTGAGAGTGAGAAATTTACCAGTGGACAGTCATTCATTAAACAGCTCTGCTTACAGCACACTTCCTATGTGTAAGGCAGGAGGCTTCGTACTGTCTCTTCTCTGATGCTAGCTTCTCCTCAGTACATAAATATGCATCTATTCCTATCTTAAAAACCAAACcacttattaaaagaaaaaaccctcCCCTATGACACTGAATCTCTTTCTACCCAATCCACTCCCTCCCTCAAAGCTCGGCTGTTGAAAGCAAGGTCACTTCGACCACTTCTCAACCCAGTTGAATCGGAATTTGCCCCCTCAGCTCAGTCTGGTCTCACTAAGGGCACATTATCTTTAATAGCTGAAGGCCCACTACATCCTGGTGTCCTGCAGGCACTCACCGCTGGACAATCAGAACTTGTGGACATCCCTACAATCCTTCTTGGATATACCCCTCCTTCTATGGATCCCTGTCTATAAATCCTTTTCTTGGGATTTCTTTGTCCTCCTTTTAAGTATTGGTGTTGCTCAAGATCTCTTGCTGACTGACATCCTCCTGACACTCTGCATTCTATTTCTGAGCAATTTTATCTACCAGCGAAACTTCAGTCCTCTCCAGACTCACAGCACCAATTAAAATCAGATCTTTTCAGCTGGCTGAAGTGTGCCACACCTCCGGGTTCTGCCTCGGGGCAAGGCCTTCAATGCAGAAAACACTTCTGGTTACAGATTCCTGTCTCAATGCCCAAGTCAAACAGCGGGAATCATCATAAAATTCTGTCTCCATTTTCTACCACTGTCAGATCGAATGAAGCCACCAGTCACGCTCATTCTAGTTCCTAGACCTCAGCATCTCCTCCGCTTAAAGTCTGGGATTTCATTATTTCCTACTTGGACAGAACCCTGCATCTCTAGTTTTCCCTACCTTCAGCCCATCCTTTTCATACAATAATCTTCCTATAGTGCAAGTCTGATCACGATATTCTCCCTGTTGTCCAGCTGCTGTTCTTCAGCAACATACAAATCTCCAaaggagtgggggcagggggtggaggcaCATGGTGATGGTGAGCACTACCCAAATCCACAGGATCAATAAGCTTCATATTCCTGGAGCCATTTTCACTCATTTGAAGACGACACTTCGGTGTGAAAAGTGAAGCAGATGTATTATGGACCAGAATGTAAGATtcatcagaatttttttaaataaagcatgaGATGTGAAAGAGTTTATATTTGCTTCATAAAGGGTCTGCATTTACTGTCTTTCATTACTAAGAATATTTCCAAAGATAAATTGAGAAGCATGCAtacctagtcatgtctgactcttggcgaccccatggactgtacctgccaggctcctctgtccacgggattctccaggcaagaataatggagtgagttgcccccCACCTTCCAGGGGCTTCTGTGGGGAATCTGTTCCCAAAAGATTGGGCTGTAGTCCCCTAAACAACACACATGGTACACACCTCTGGCCTCACCTCTGCTTGGAAGCCCCTTTCTGCACTGCCTGACAAATTTATCCTCGCCTCTCACTCCAGGCACAGTGCGTGGGTCTCCTCTGCAAAGGCTTATACAAGACAAACTGCTCTACAGTAATTTCCTATTTCCCCCGTCACACATGTGCTCTCGAGGGCGGTACTGATGGTCGTCCGCCTTCCCTTCCACTCACACCTGGCTGCTCCATCCGACTGCCATCTTCTCGTCTGCGGCCCGGCTCACTAGAGGGCTGGGGCGCTCTTCTGCGTACCGTCTCAGTGGCACCCGACACTACTGCTCCTTCCCTGTTTGTGAACTCCTTTTCTCCTGGCTCTCCTCCCAACTCTTGGCTGCTGCCATCTCCTCTGTCGTTGGTCTCCCGTTAGCCGCCTGCTAATCGCCGGGTCCCCAGATCCTGACCTGGCGGCGCCTTCGTCTCGTCACCCCACTCCCGCCACACAGCGCCcacccacatcacaggcagaacTGTCACCGGCAGCTCAGGAGTTACCATCCTCATCTCTGGCTCAGATCTCTTCACCCAACTCCTACCTAACCTCTCCCCTCTGATGTCTCAGGGGCACCTCAAATTCTGCAAGCTCCAATCAGACCCACCCCTATTTTCCTCCCAAGTCAGACTCTCCTACCCCTCTGTGGGCATCTCAGTTGATGCTCTTCGCAGCCGCCAGGACACAACACTGAGAAGCATCTCcgtctttcctccctccccctgctcTGCCTTCTAGCTATTCTGTCACCATATTCTACTGACTTTAAATCCTAGATGCAGGCATGTCCAGACTTTGTCTTCTCTCCCACCACAGGTTGTTAACTCCAGCTACCATCACTGTTTGCTTAGTTGCAACAGAAAACTGCCCGGACTGCAGCCAGCAGGGTCCTTGTCCTCTGTGCCATGCCTACACCCTTTCAGCAGCTATCCCCAGCTCCTACAATAACCTCCCCACTACTCACTGGGGTCCAGAAGCCCCTGGCACGGCGAGCTTCGACCCGGCTCCCCAGACTCCTCACGCATCTGCTTCCCGTGATCAGGCAAAGTCAGGCTCTGGGACGCTGCCAGCCCCTCACACCTGCGCCTGCTCTCTCTCACAACAGCATCTCTGCACACCGCCCGTCCTCCACCTAGAGCACTCATCTTGTTCTGCTTTGCCTCCTGTCAACTTGGTGAGAGGACCTAGCGCGGGAGGGAAGCAGCGTCGTGAAGGGCTGTGCTGTGACACAGGAAGCTGAGGTCAGATGGGTCCTCTCTTTAAAAGGGGTCGTAGGGCTTCTCTggcgggccagtggttaagactccgtgtttCCAATGCAAGCggtgcaggtttgagccctggtcagggaactaagatcccatggccaaaaaaaaaaacctcttaaaaggcatttaaaaacaaacaacaacaacaatttaaggAAAAGGTATCTTACTGTTGACTCAACCATCCTGCCTACCCTTCTCTACTATGAAAGTGCTTTAGGTCTATCACAGTTTGGATTCAGAAGTGGTGAGTGGGAAGAGTCTACAGCTTGGTGGCATCTGTAGACTACAGCTTGGTAGTCTACAGCTTGGTGGCATCACCAGGCtcagggccccaccctcaggGCAGACAGGCACTGGTACTGACTGagtaaatgaaaagaacaaagggAACTCTACAAAAAAGCCCTGAGAGGGTCTCTACTTTGTGTCACGACAGGTGATAACATGACTATGAGCAATAAGCCCTTACTGTCCTGAGTTCATAATCAGAAGAGAAACAGATGGGCCTGTCAGGCTCAACTGACTCTGCTGTGCTTCATTAAGTACTGCAGTCCGCAAAGCGTATGGGCACTAAACGAGCAAGAGGAAGGGACTCTACCTTGGAGAGTTCCAGAGGAGGCCAGGGAGCAGACCCTGAAGGGGAAAAAGGACTTCACCATTGACTCAGCCAAGTTTCATGGACTGCCTAGTGAGCTGTGACCAggggaaatggaagaaaacaagatGTGTTCCCCGTTCCAACAGGGTCAAATAAGTACCAACAGACAGTACGACTCCAGGTAATTTTTAGCTCTACAGAGAACCCAGAATGGGTAAAGGGTGACAGCATGCCTCGCAAGTATGTTTGAGTATGGATGCTATTTCTAGgacagtcagggaaggcttcctggaggaagcagtATTTGAAGGGACACAAATGTTA is part of the Ovis aries strain OAR_USU_Benz2616 breed Rambouillet chromosome 4, ARS-UI_Ramb_v3.0, whole genome shotgun sequence genome and encodes:
- the STK17A gene encoding serine/threonine-protein kinase 17A; its protein translation is MIPLEKPGSGGSSPAAASGSGRAGRGLGTPRRPPPPTQARGLLTEIRTAVRTEPFQDAYTLTPGRELGRGKFAVVRKCIKKDSGKEFAAKFMRKRRKGQDCRMEIVHEIAVLELAQDNPWVINLHEVYETPSEMILVLEYAAGGEIFDQCVADRDEAFTEKDVQRLMRQILEGVCFLHAHDVVHLDLKPQNILLTSESPLGDIKIVDFGLSRIMKKSEELREIMGTPEYVAPEVLSYDPISTATDMWSIGVLAYVMLTGISPFLGDDKQETFLNISQMNLSYSEEEFNVVSESAVDFIKTLVVKKPEDRATAEECLKHPWLTQSGVDEPAFKVRGALEEGHALQEADPVSESNSDTQKPETEESIVTEELIVVTSYTLGQCRQSEKEKMEQKAISKRFKFEEPLLQDIPGDFIY